In the Staphylococcus sp. IVB6240 genome, one interval contains:
- the prfA gene encoding peptide chain release factor 1 encodes MFDQLDIVEERYEQLNELLSDPDVVSDANKLRQYSKEQSDLQKTVDVYRQYKQVKEDSEEIELMMAETDDQDEIDMLKQDANELKAQIPELEERLKILLIPKDPNDEKDVIVEIRAAAGGDEAAIFAGDLFRMYSKFAESQSLKTEVVEATESDHGGYKEISFSVTGQDAYSKLKFENGAHRVQRVPETESGGRIHTSTATVAVLPEVEDVEIEIRKEDLQIDTYRSSGAGGQHVNTTDSAVRITHIPTGVIATSSEKSQIQNREKAMKVLKARLYDMKLQEEQQKYAAQRKSAVGTGDRSERIRTYNYPQSRVTDHRIGLTLQKLDQIMEGKLDEVIDALTMHEQTEKLKELNSGEL; translated from the coding sequence ATGTTTGATCAATTAGATATTGTAGAAGAAAGATATGAACAATTAAACGAATTATTAAGTGATCCAGATGTTGTAAGTGATGCGAATAAGTTGCGTCAATATTCAAAAGAACAATCAGATCTACAAAAGACAGTCGATGTATATCGTCAATATAAACAAGTAAAAGAAGATAGTGAAGAAATTGAATTAATGATGGCTGAAACAGACGATCAAGATGAAATTGATATGTTAAAACAAGATGCCAATGAATTAAAAGCACAAATACCAGAGTTAGAAGAACGACTCAAAATTTTATTAATTCCAAAAGACCCGAACGATGAAAAAGACGTTATCGTTGAGATTCGTGCGGCAGCAGGTGGAGATGAAGCGGCTATCTTTGCTGGGGATTTATTCCGTATGTATTCAAAATTTGCGGAATCACAAAGTTTAAAAACAGAAGTCGTGGAAGCAACTGAAAGTGATCACGGTGGTTACAAAGAAATTAGTTTCTCTGTAACAGGACAAGATGCCTACAGTAAATTAAAATTTGAAAATGGTGCACACCGTGTACAACGTGTTCCTGAAACAGAGTCAGGTGGACGTATTCATACATCAACAGCAACAGTAGCAGTCTTACCTGAAGTTGAAGATGTTGAAATCGAAATCCGTAAAGAAGACTTGCAAATTGATACGTACCGTTCAAGTGGTGCGGGTGGTCAGCACGTCAATACAACAGACTCAGCTGTGCGTATTACCCACATCCCAACAGGTGTAATTGCGACATCATCTGAAAAGTCACAAATTCAAAACCGTGAAAAAGCGATGAAAGTATTGAAAGCACGTCTATATGATATGAAGCTACAAGAAGAACAACAAAAGTATGCGGCACAACGTAAATCAGCAGTAGGTACGGGTGACCGTTCAGAACGTATTCGTACTTATAACTATCCACAAAGTCGTGTGACAGACCACCGTATTGGTTTAACATTACAAAAATTAGACCAAATTATGGAAGGTAAGTTGGATGAAGTGATTGATGCATTGACAATGCACGAACAAACTGAAAAGTTGAAAGAGCTTAATAGTGGTGAGCTATAA
- a CDS encoding aldehyde dehydrogenase family protein: MRNDTKQYINGEWIESESGETIDVINPATEEVFGRIAKGNQADVDKAVQAAKDVYVSFRHTPVKERQEMLGRIVEGYKARKQDLIDVMTLELGSPVTKSDQVHYETGLKHFKAAYDALDTFEFEERRGDNLIVKEAIGVTGLVTPWNFPTNQTSLKLAAAFAAGSPVVLKPSEMTPFAAVILAEIFDEAGVPKGVFNLVNGDGEGVGTPLSQHPDVRMMSFTGSGGTGSKIMAEASKDFKKVSLELGGKSPFILLEDADLDEAVQAAVAKVVNNTGQVCTAGTRTLVPEHLKDAFLEKAAAEIAQVKVGDPQSPETEVGPIVSEKQYNQVQEYIQKGIDEGATLVQGGLGKPDGLEKGYFVKPTIFADVDNQMTIAQEEIFGPVMSVITYKDLDEAIQIANDTKYGLAGYVFGKDQETLKNLARRIEAGTVIINKAPRTPDLPFGGYKQSGIGREWGDHGIEEFLEVKAIAGFYK, from the coding sequence ATGAGAAATGATACTAAGCAATATATTAATGGAGAATGGATTGAGAGTGAAAGTGGCGAAACAATCGATGTCATTAATCCAGCAACTGAAGAAGTATTTGGCAGAATCGCAAAAGGGAATCAAGCCGATGTCGATAAAGCGGTACAAGCAGCAAAAGATGTTTACGTATCGTTTCGTCATACGCCTGTCAAAGAACGTCAAGAGATGCTAGGTCGAATTGTTGAAGGATATAAAGCACGCAAACAAGACTTAATCGATGTGATGACATTAGAATTAGGATCACCAGTAACGAAGTCAGATCAGGTTCATTATGAAACAGGACTTAAGCATTTTAAAGCAGCTTATGACGCATTGGATACGTTTGAATTTGAAGAACGTCGCGGTGACAACTTGATTGTTAAAGAGGCAATTGGTGTGACAGGATTAGTGACACCATGGAACTTTCCTACGAACCAAACATCACTAAAATTGGCAGCCGCATTTGCAGCGGGTTCTCCTGTTGTGTTGAAACCTTCTGAAATGACACCATTTGCGGCAGTGATTCTTGCTGAAATTTTTGATGAAGCAGGCGTACCAAAAGGTGTATTCAATCTTGTGAATGGTGATGGTGAGGGCGTTGGTACACCATTAAGTCAACATCCAGATGTCCGCATGATGTCATTCACTGGTTCGGGTGGCACAGGTTCAAAAATTATGGCAGAAGCCAGCAAAGACTTTAAAAAAGTATCGCTTGAGTTAGGTGGTAAGTCACCATTTATTCTTTTAGAAGATGCTGACTTAGATGAGGCAGTACAAGCAGCTGTCGCAAAAGTGGTAAATAATACGGGGCAAGTGTGTACAGCGGGAACACGTACACTTGTACCAGAACACCTAAAAGATGCCTTTTTAGAGAAAGCAGCAGCTGAAATAGCGCAAGTGAAAGTAGGAGATCCACAATCACCTGAGACTGAAGTAGGACCCATTGTGAGTGAGAAACAATATAACCAAGTTCAAGAATATATTCAAAAAGGAATTGATGAAGGTGCCACACTAGTACAAGGTGGTCTCGGAAAACCAGATGGCCTAGAAAAAGGTTATTTTGTAAAACCAACGATTTTTGCAGATGTGGATAATCAAATGACAATTGCACAAGAAGAAATCTTTGGACCTGTCATGTCAGTCATCACATATAAAGATCTTGATGAAGCAATTCAAATCGCAAACGATACAAAATACGGTTTAGCAGGTTATGTATTTGGTAAAGATCAAGAAACATTGAAAAACCTTGCACGCCGTATTGAAGCAGGTACGGTGATTATCAATAAGGCACCACGTACACCAGACTTACCATTTGGTGGTTATAAACAATCAGGTATTGGTCGTGAATGGGGCGACCATGGTATTGAAGAATTTTTAGAAGTAAAAGCGATTGCAGGCTTTTATAAATAA
- a CDS encoding type B 50S ribosomal protein L31 has product MKPGIHPEYRKVIFLDTTTNFKFLSGSTKSTSETMEWEDGNEYPVIRLDISSDSHPFYTGRQKFAAADGRVERFNKKFGLKSNN; this is encoded by the coding sequence ATGAAACCAGGAATTCATCCAGAATATCGTAAAGTTATCTTTTTAGATACAACGACTAACTTTAAGTTTTTAAGTGGATCAACTAAATCAACTAGTGAAACAATGGAATGGGAAGATGGTAACGAATACCCAGTTATCCGTTTAGATATCTCTTCTGATTCACATCCATTCTACACAGGACGTCAAAAGTTTGCTGCTGCAGACGGTCGTGTGGAACGTTTCAACAAAAAATTTGGTCTCAAATCAAACAACTAA
- a CDS encoding helix-turn-helix domain-containing protein, which yields MEVCPYIEETFKILGRSWNGLILHYLDKCPDQSAHFSDMKRDLKPITNRALSLKLTELAEAQLLVKDVISENPPSVRYQLTEKGKALAEALVPLEDWAHKHMELKQEVQ from the coding sequence ATGGAAGTTTGTCCATATATAGAAGAAACGTTTAAGATTTTAGGACGCAGTTGGAATGGGTTAATTTTACATTATTTAGACAAATGTCCTGATCAATCTGCACATTTTTCGGACATGAAACGAGATTTAAAGCCTATTACGAATCGTGCGTTATCTTTAAAACTAACTGAGTTGGCAGAGGCACAATTGCTTGTGAAAGATGTGATTTCAGAAAATCCGCCATCTGTACGTTATCAATTAACAGAGAAAGGCAAAGCTTTGGCAGAAGCCTTAGTTCCTTTAGAAGATTGGGCGCATAAACATATGGAACTTAAACAAGAAGTGCAGTAA
- a CDS encoding low molecular weight protein arginine phosphatase, with translation MKVIFVCTGNTCRSPMAEGIARSYLQGHEIFSRGIMAQEGAPIATHTQKLLEQHDHPIPEGATPFSNDDTDADLILTMTSSHAHHIRMLYGESLSVMTLSEYVGETGEVPDPFGGSYETYIETFEQLTFLIQQLQKKLDTELV, from the coding sequence ATGAAGGTTATCTTCGTATGTACAGGTAACACATGCCGTAGTCCAATGGCAGAAGGAATTGCACGCAGTTATTTACAAGGGCATGAAATCTTTTCGAGAGGTATTATGGCACAAGAGGGCGCCCCGATTGCGACACATACACAAAAGCTATTAGAACAACACGACCATCCAATTCCTGAAGGCGCTACGCCATTTTCTAATGATGATACTGACGCAGATCTCATTTTGACGATGACCTCTTCACATGCGCATCATATCAGAATGTTATATGGTGAATCATTATCAGTAATGACATTAAGTGAATATGTTGGTGAGACAGGAGAAGTACCAGATCCGTTTGGTGGTTCCTATGAAACATATATTGAAACTTTTGAGCAATTAACATTTCTCATTCAACAACTGCAGAAAAAACTTGATACAGAATTAGTATGA
- the prmC gene encoding peptide chain release factor N(5)-glutamine methyltransferase, producing the protein MSYKQWLSQAKAEASHADVETTAVEWLLLDLLKWTRVNLLIDGDTMMSETDKVLLNSGLERLLSGEPVQYITGEATFYGRTYHVDSRVLIPRPETEEVFATFIEQCPKSGCIADIGTGSGIIALTLQQECPHLEVWASDISPDALAVTRQNAERHHVSIQLLEGSVLNPFIEKGIRLDGLISNPPYIGRDEIAQMGQSVVAHEPHLALFAEDDGYAIYDALLSALPKVMNDDAPIVFEIGYQQGAKLCDMAKQYYPHLEPKVISDINGNPRIFYMQWKIPS; encoded by the coding sequence GTGAGCTATAAACAGTGGCTCTCTCAAGCTAAGGCGGAGGCAAGTCATGCGGATGTAGAAACAACTGCTGTAGAATGGCTGTTGCTTGATTTATTGAAGTGGACGCGCGTCAATCTTCTTATTGATGGAGATACAATGATGTCAGAGACTGATAAAGTACTGTTGAATAGCGGATTAGAACGGCTTTTATCAGGAGAACCTGTACAATATATTACTGGGGAAGCAACATTTTATGGTCGTACGTACCATGTGGATTCACGTGTGCTGATTCCTCGACCAGAGACAGAAGAAGTGTTTGCGACATTTATTGAGCAATGTCCTAAGTCAGGCTGTATCGCTGATATTGGCACAGGGTCAGGTATTATCGCCTTAACACTTCAGCAAGAATGTCCACATTTAGAAGTATGGGCCTCTGATATATCACCAGATGCCTTAGCAGTTACCCGTCAAAATGCAGAACGACATCATGTATCGATTCAACTACTTGAAGGTAGTGTCTTGAATCCATTTATTGAAAAGGGCATACGGTTAGACGGCTTAATTAGTAATCCACCGTATATAGGTAGAGATGAAATCGCTCAAATGGGACAAAGTGTCGTTGCACATGAGCCACATCTTGCATTATTTGCTGAAGATGATGGCTATGCTATTTATGATGCATTATTAAGTGCGCTACCAAAAGTGATGAATGATGATGCGCCTATTGTATTTGAAATTGGCTATCAGCAAGGCGCAAAGTTATGTGATATGGCAAAACAATATTATCCACATTTAGAGCCGAAAGTGATATCAGACATTAACGGTAATCCACGTATCTTTTATATGCAGTGGAAAATACCATCATAA
- a CDS encoding aldehyde dehydrogenase family protein: protein MLERTKQYINGAWVESDSGETIDVINPATEEVFGRVAKGNKADVDKAVQAAKDVYVTFRHTPVEERRAMLGRIVEGYKARKQDLIDVMTLELGSPVTKSETVQYARGLMHFEAAYEALETFEFEERRGDNLIVKEAIGVAGLVTPWNFPTNQTSLKIAAAFAAGSPVVLKPSELTPFAAVILAEIFEEAGVPKGVFNLVNGDGEGVGAPLSQHPDVRMMSFTGSGPTGAKIMEQATKDFKKVSLELGGKSPFIILDDADLDEAVKAAIGAVVNNTGQACSAGTRTLVPEHLKDAFLEKAAAEIARVKVGDPQSPEVEVGPIVSEKQFRQVQGYIQKGIDEGATVVAGGLGKPEGLETGYFVKPTIFADVDNQMTIAQEEIFGPVMSVITYKDLDDAVRIANDTKYGLAGYLFGKDQETLRNLAGKIEAGLVVINEAPRTRDLPFGGYKQSGIGREWGDYGIEEFLEVKAIAGFYKE, encoded by the coding sequence ATGTTAGAGAGAACCAAACAATATATTAACGGTGCTTGGGTTGAAAGTGACAGTGGCGAAACGATTGACGTCATCAACCCAGCAACTGAAGAAGTATTTGGACGTGTTGCAAAAGGGAACAAGGCAGATGTAGATAAAGCGGTACAAGCAGCAAAAGATGTGTATGTCACGTTCCGACACACACCGGTTGAAGAACGCCGTGCGATGTTAGGTCGTATCGTTGAAGGATATAAAGCACGCAAACAAGACTTAATCGATGTGATGACTTTAGAATTAGGATCTCCAGTGACAAAATCTGAAACAGTACAATATGCAAGAGGACTTATGCACTTTGAAGCAGCATATGAAGCATTAGAGACGTTTGAATTTGAAGAACGTCGCGGTGACAACTTAATCGTTAAAGAAGCTATTGGTGTTGCAGGTCTCGTAACGCCATGGAACTTCCCAACAAACCAAACCTCATTAAAAATAGCAGCAGCATTTGCGGCAGGGTCTCCAGTCGTTCTTAAACCATCAGAATTAACACCATTTGCAGCAGTGATTCTTGCTGAAATCTTTGAAGAAGCGGGTGTGCCAAAAGGTGTATTTAACCTTGTGAATGGTGACGGTGAAGGTGTGGGTGCACCATTAAGTCAACATCCAGATGTCCGTATGATGTCATTTACTGGTTCAGGTCCTACAGGTGCTAAAATTATGGAACAAGCGACAAAAGACTTCAAAAAAGTGTCATTGGAGTTAGGTGGTAAATCACCATTTATTATTCTTGATGATGCTGACTTAGATGAAGCGGTAAAAGCAGCGATTGGTGCTGTTGTAAACAATACCGGACAAGCATGTTCTGCAGGGACACGTACGTTAGTACCTGAACACTTAAAAGATGCATTTTTAGAAAAAGCAGCAGCTGAAATTGCACGCGTTAAAGTAGGAGACCCTCAATCACCTGAAGTAGAAGTGGGCCCTATCGTTAGTGAAAAACAATTTCGTCAAGTTCAAGGTTATATTCAAAAAGGGATTGACGAAGGTGCAACAGTCGTTGCTGGTGGTTTAGGAAAACCAGAAGGATTAGAAACAGGTTATTTTGTAAAACCAACGATTTTTGCAGATGTGGATAATCAAATGACAATTGCACAAGAAGAAATTTTTGGACCTGTGATGTCAGTCATCACCTATAAAGACCTTGATGATGCTGTTCGAATTGCAAATGATACAAAATATGGTTTAGCAGGTTATCTATTTGGTAAGGACCAAGAAACGTTGAGAAATCTTGCCGGAAAAATCGAGGCTGGTTTAGTTGTCATTAATGAAGCGCCACGTACGCGTGATTTACCATTTGGTGGTTACAAACAATCAGGTATCGGCCGTGAATGGGGCGATTATGGTATTGAAGAATTTTTAGAAGTAAAAGCCATTGCAGGATTTTATAAAGAATAG
- a CDS encoding L-threonylcarbamoyladenylate synthase yields the protein MAKTTIWDVRDFTSNLIEYPYLSDIIETYKQGGLVALPTETVYGLGADATNDDAVKRIYEAKGRPSDNPLIVHIYDTKQLEDFVESISEATERLMEAFWPGPITFILPLKEGVLCDRVTGGLNSVAVRMPSHPVARALLKEVDLPIAAPSANLSGRPSPTTFEHVFHDLDGRIDGIIQSTQSDAGLESTVLDCTSFPFRIARPGTITRSMLNEILPNGIDALVETSTDKPIAPGMKYKHYAPETPLKIFERLEGPIETTDEKDWSKIAFLLPASLLPFIPKQAQTIVLSTSETDIQQANHNLYAALHELDQLEDIEQAFIYGYPNMEEAEALHNRMEKAANHIYVKEEW from the coding sequence TTGGCGAAAACTACAATATGGGATGTACGCGACTTTACGTCTAACCTGATAGAGTACCCATATTTATCGGATATTATTGAAACATACAAACAAGGTGGATTGGTTGCTTTGCCCACCGAAACAGTGTACGGCTTAGGGGCTGATGCAACGAATGATGATGCTGTAAAACGCATTTATGAAGCGAAGGGACGACCATCGGACAACCCTCTTATTGTTCATATTTATGATACGAAACAGCTGGAGGATTTTGTTGAGTCTATTTCTGAAGCAACAGAAAGACTCATGGAAGCATTTTGGCCAGGGCCTATTACATTTATTTTACCTTTAAAAGAAGGTGTTCTTTGTGATCGTGTGACAGGTGGGCTTAACTCTGTGGCAGTCAGAATGCCAAGTCACCCCGTTGCGCGTGCGTTACTTAAAGAAGTAGATTTGCCGATTGCTGCACCAAGTGCAAACTTAAGTGGCAGACCGTCACCTACTACTTTTGAACATGTGTTTCATGATTTAGATGGACGTATTGATGGTATCATCCAATCTACACAAAGTGATGCCGGCTTAGAAAGTACCGTTTTAGATTGTACGTCGTTCCCATTTCGCATTGCAAGACCTGGAACGATTACGCGAAGTATGTTGAATGAGATTCTCCCTAATGGTATCGATGCATTAGTTGAAACTTCAACGGACAAGCCAATTGCGCCAGGCATGAAATATAAGCACTATGCACCCGAAACACCTTTGAAAATATTTGAAAGACTAGAAGGTCCTATTGAAACAACTGATGAGAAAGATTGGTCTAAGATAGCATTTCTTTTACCAGCAAGTCTTTTGCCTTTTATTCCGAAACAGGCACAAACTATTGTTTTGAGTACGTCTGAAACTGATATTCAACAAGCCAATCACAATTTGTACGCAGCTTTACATGAATTAGATCAACTAGAGGATATTGAACAAGCTTTTATATATGGCTATCCGAATATGGAAGAGGCAGAAGCTTTGCATAACCGTATGGAGAAGGCTGCGAATCATATTTATGTTAAGGAGGAATGGTGA
- a CDS encoding TIGR01440 family protein, giving the protein MKDFKQLLQELKSKSFFVEGELCVIGCSTSEVQGDRIGTAGSLDIAQELYDALVDVQKETGVSFAFQGCEHINRALTIEREAYDPYTMELVSVVPDTHAGGSLATYAYRHMKDPVVVEFIRADKGIDIGQTLIGMHLKHVAVPVRCMVKQIGDAIVTVATSRPKKIGGERAKYQLD; this is encoded by the coding sequence ATGAAAGACTTCAAGCAGTTATTGCAAGAACTCAAGTCAAAATCTTTTTTCGTGGAAGGAGAACTTTGTGTGATTGGATGTTCTACTTCAGAGGTGCAAGGTGATCGAATTGGGACAGCAGGTTCATTAGACATTGCGCAAGAACTTTATGACGCATTGGTTGATGTTCAAAAGGAAACGGGTGTATCTTTTGCGTTCCAAGGATGTGAGCATATCAATCGTGCCTTAACAATTGAACGAGAAGCGTATGATCCATATACCATGGAACTCGTTTCAGTTGTGCCGGATACCCATGCAGGAGGTTCGTTAGCAACATATGCTTATCGCCATATGAAAGATCCTGTTGTTGTGGAATTTATTCGAGCAGATAAAGGCATCGATATTGGTCAAACTTTAATCGGTATGCATCTCAAACACGTAGCGGTACCTGTTCGTTGTATGGTCAAACAAATAGGTGATGCAATTGTAACTGTTGCAACAAGCCGTCCGAAGAAGATTGGTGGCGAACGTGCAAAATATCAACTTGATTAG
- the rho gene encoding transcription termination factor Rho, protein MSTRDTRERTSPQYESFHELYKNNTTKALTEKAKALKLVNYSKLNKKELVLAIMEAQMEKDGNYYMEGVLDDIQPDGYGFLRTVNFSKGEKDIYISASQIRRFEIKRGDKVTGKVRKPKENEKYYGLLQVDFVNDHNAEEVKKRPHFQALTPLYPEERIKLETAPHNYSTRVMDLVTPIGLGQRGLIVAPPKAGKTSLLKEIANAIVANKPSAKLFILLVGERPEEVTDLERSVDEAEVVHSTFDEHPKHHVKVAELLLERAKRLVEIGEDVIILMDSITRLARAYNLVVPPSGRTLSGGLDPASLHGPKAFFGAARNIEAGGSLTILATALVDTGSRMDDMIYEEFKGTGNMELHLDRRLSERRVFPAIDIVRSSTRKEELLIPKDELESLWQLRNMFSNAPDFTERFMRKLKKTKTNEEFFEELQKSAAESTKTGRPII, encoded by the coding sequence ATGTCTACAAGGGATACTAGGGAGAGAACTTCACCACAGTATGAATCATTCCATGAGTTATACAAGAACAATACGACAAAAGCCCTGACGGAAAAAGCCAAGGCATTGAAGTTAGTCAACTATAGCAAGTTGAACAAAAAAGAACTTGTTCTAGCGATTATGGAAGCACAAATGGAAAAAGACGGCAATTATTATATGGAAGGTGTCCTAGATGATATCCAACCAGATGGTTACGGTTTTTTAAGAACGGTTAACTTCTCTAAAGGCGAAAAAGATATTTATATCTCTGCAAGTCAGATACGTCGCTTTGAAATTAAACGAGGCGATAAAGTAACTGGGAAAGTACGTAAACCAAAAGAGAATGAAAAATATTATGGTTTATTACAAGTGGATTTTGTTAATGATCATAATGCCGAGGAAGTTAAGAAAAGACCTCACTTTCAAGCTTTAACACCCCTTTATCCAGAAGAACGAATCAAGTTAGAAACAGCCCCTCACAACTATTCAACACGTGTTATGGATTTAGTTACACCGATTGGTCTTGGACAACGTGGTTTAATTGTTGCGCCACCTAAAGCAGGTAAAACTTCACTATTAAAAGAAATTGCGAATGCGATTGTTGCGAATAAACCGAGTGCTAAATTATTTATTCTTTTGGTGGGTGAACGTCCAGAAGAGGTAACAGATTTAGAACGCTCAGTTGATGAAGCAGAAGTGGTACATTCAACTTTTGATGAGCATCCGAAACATCATGTAAAGGTAGCAGAATTACTATTAGAACGTGCCAAGCGTCTTGTGGAAATTGGTGAAGATGTCATTATTCTAATGGATTCTATTACACGACTTGCACGTGCTTATAACTTAGTTGTACCACCAAGTGGTCGAACATTATCAGGGGGGTTAGATCCAGCTTCATTGCATGGACCTAAGGCATTTTTTGGTGCAGCTCGTAACATTGAAGCGGGTGGAAGCTTAACGATATTAGCAACGGCACTTGTAGATACGGGTTCACGCATGGATGATATGATTTACGAAGAGTTCAAAGGAACGGGCAATATGGAATTACACTTAGACCGTCGACTTTCAGAACGCCGTGTTTTCCCTGCGATTGATATTGTGCGCAGTTCAACACGTAAAGAGGAATTATTGATTCCAAAAGATGAATTAGAAAGCTTATGGCAGTTGCGTAATATGTTCTCAAACGCACCAGATTTTACAGAGCGTTTTATGAGAAAGTTAAAAAAGACAAAAACAAACGAAGAATTTTTTGAAGAACTGCAAAAGAGTGCGGCCGAAAGTACAAAAACAGGACGTCCTATCATTTAA
- a CDS encoding thymidine kinase encodes MYEAYHSGWIECITGSMFSGKSEELIRRLRRGVYAKQKVVVFKPLIDDRYHKEKVVSHNGNAIEAVNISSADEIMQYDLKGVDIVGIDEIQFFDREIVDVATSLAEKGYRVITAGLDMDFKGEPFDPVPEMLAVSEHITKLQAVCAVCGASSSRTQRLIDGKPAKVDDPIILVGANESYEPRCRAHHVVLPSDKVEEDNK; translated from the coding sequence ATGTATGAAGCGTATCATTCGGGATGGATAGAATGTATTACTGGCAGTATGTTTAGTGGTAAGTCAGAAGAATTAATTCGTCGATTACGCCGCGGTGTCTACGCAAAGCAAAAAGTAGTCGTATTCAAGCCGCTAATCGATGATCGTTATCATAAAGAAAAAGTCGTATCACATAATGGGAATGCAATCGAAGCAGTAAATATTTCTTCTGCTGATGAGATCATGCAGTATGATTTAAAAGGCGTCGATATTGTAGGGATAGATGAGATACAATTTTTCGACCGCGAAATTGTAGATGTCGCAACATCACTTGCTGAAAAAGGGTATCGTGTCATAACAGCAGGCTTAGATATGGACTTCAAAGGAGAACCTTTTGATCCTGTACCAGAGATGTTGGCAGTGAGTGAGCATATTACGAAGTTGCAAGCCGTATGTGCAGTGTGTGGGGCATCATCAAGTCGAACACAACGTCTGATTGATGGCAAGCCAGCGAAAGTAGATGACCCGATTATTTTAGTTGGGGCCAATGAAAGCTATGAACCACGTTGTCGTGCGCATCATGTTGTGTTGCCGAGTGACAAAGTAGAGGAGGACAATAAATAA